GTTCAATCGCGAGATCGTTGAGCGCGCGGACCAGCGCGAACTTGTAGGTGTTCGTCTTGGACTCGTGCCTCAGCAGCGTGCCCAGCAGTTCGCGCCCGTCAGGCACGGTCGCCCCGCTCCGCGTGGGACAGCCCGTCACGCCGGGCACTCAGCGCGCCCAGGCTGGTGTAGGCGTCCTGGACCGGTCTGGCACGCTCAGTTGCGGACGTCATCGAGTTGCCGCCGGGGCTGCCGGTACGTGAAGCGCAACTCCGGCCCGCTCGCGAGCACCCGGCGGATCTCGTCCGCCAGCGGCGTACCGTCCATCCCACACCCGCTGAGATGCACCCAGCCGCGACTGCGGCTGATCCCCACGAACAGCTGGTTCCGCAGGCGGATGACGTCCTCGCGCGCCGCGACGCGGTCCACGCCGACGACGTACACCACGTCCGCCTCGTTCCCCTTGGCCTGCATGACCGGCGAGACCGTCACCGCCCCGTCACGCCAGAACCCGTTCGGGTCGGTGTCCGGCCACTTCTGCCGCGGGACGTTCACGTCCTTGTTGCCGGGCAGGTACACGCTGACGTTCACGGAACGCAGGGCCTTGAACACGTCCTCCTGCAGGGTGTACGGCTCCCAGTCCAGGCCCGGCACGACGATCAGGACCTGCCGGCTCGGGTGCAGGCCGTGCGGACCCAGATCCGCCTGAACGCGGTCGATCAGGGCGAGGAGTTCCGCCCGGCGGGTCGGGTAGGAATCGAACGTCACCAGCGGCTCGTCCGTGAAACCGGGGAGGGGATTGGGGGAGTTCTCGGGCGAGCGGGTCAGGGTCACCTCGCTGCCGCTGCGGAACTGACCCTCGACGTCGTACCCGATGGACTGCCAGTCGGCTCGGTTCGTCAACCCGGCCAGCATGCCCCCCTCCCGCAGCAGACCCATCCCGAGGGCGTGCGCGGCCAGCAGCACCGGTCCCGGCGTGCGGTAGCAGCGGTTCATCACCTCGCTCTTCCGGATGCCGCCCCGGTACGACACGCCCGGCCCGAAGATCGCCGCGCCCTGATCACCGAACAGTTCCCGGGTGTTCGGGATGGTCAGCGTATCCAGGCTCTGCGCCTCGTCGTACGCCCAGATCAGCCGCCGCGCCTCCGGTTCCCCGGTGTCCAGCAGGGCGTCCCGCGCGACGGGGCGCAGGCTCTGGTACGCCATCCAGTAGAACGCCTGCTTCTCCTCGAAGTTCAGGGCCGCCTCCTCATGCACGAGGTCCTGCCCCTCGTCGATCAGCACCGCGTCGAACACCTGCAGGGACCGCTGCGTGAGCTGCGCGTCGAGCAGCAGGGCCCGGCAGGCGAACAGCAGTTTGCTGGTCGGACTGCCAGGCGGCGTGCGGTCCACGGTGAGCGGCGTGACGCCCACCTGTGACGCCAGCGTACGGTAGAAGCCCGGCTGGTCCCGGCTGCCCCAGGCGTGCAGGATCCGCAGGCGGTGCCC
This Deinococcus seoulensis DNA region includes the following protein-coding sequences:
- a CDS encoding NERD domain-containing protein, producing MADFVVTEAFGGPGEEGERRVFEAVKAAYAGEDVLGFWRYPLVTRETVREPDILIADPELGLVVIEVKSLPLDMIAGVSGYRWDLARPYYGKAHLNPYEQARRQAQLLGELAVRRGDLAQLATRALVALPLITREAWDGRFGHLLSDVPMLFADELTPARLRAALERTPPVRYGQPLDDAAWAALRSALGTSGNVPKRVIRPPAPAATPAPVRRADLVTRSARHLHAFDLQQELIAKTIPPGPQRIRGIAGSGKTVLLAQKAATMHLRHPDWNVALVFFSRSLYDQIRAQVDHWLRQASGGEQSLQTAGHRLRILHAWGSRDQPGFYRTLASQVGVTPLTVDRTPPGSPTSKLLFACRALLLDAQLTQRSLQVFDAVLIDEGQDLVHEEAALNFEEKQAFYWMAYQSLRPVARDALLDTGEPEARRLIWAYDEAQSLDTLTIPNTRELFGDQGAAIFGPGVSYRGGIRKSEVMNRCYRTPGPVLLAAHALGMGLLREGGMLAGLTNRADWQSIGYDVEGQFRSGSEVTLTRSPENSPNPLPGFTDEPLVTFDSYPTRRAELLALIDRVQADLGPHGLHPSRQVLIVVPGLDWEPYTLQEDVFKALRSVNVSVYLPGNKDVNVPRQKWPDTDPNGFWRDGAVTVSPVMQAKGNEADVVYVVGVDRVAAREDVIRLRNQLFVGISRSRGWVHLSGCGMDGTPLADEIRRVLASGPELRFTYRQPRRQLDDVRN